A stretch of Paenibacillus sp. URB8-2 DNA encodes these proteins:
- a CDS encoding bifunctional 2-keto-4-hydroxyglutarate aldolase/2-keto-3-deoxy-6-phosphogluconate aldolase yields MKKLRIVNQIHEGGVVAVLRGDSPEEVVEMAKQSIAGGIKIIEVTLTVPFALRAIEKLAAEYSSSAPADSDKYAVIGAGTVLDPETARAAILSGSEFVVGPSLNPETVKLCNRYRVPIMPGVMTAMEIQEALDLGVDVVKLFPGNLYSPAMIKAFKGPLPQTNIMPTGGVNLDNLKDWIKAGAFAVGIGSDLTAEAVRQKDYSLVAKKSAQYIDAFKAAIK; encoded by the coding sequence ATGAAAAAACTGCGTATTGTCAATCAGATACATGAGGGAGGCGTCGTCGCGGTTCTCCGCGGAGACTCCCCTGAAGAAGTAGTGGAAATGGCGAAGCAATCGATCGCCGGCGGCATCAAGATTATCGAAGTTACGCTGACCGTGCCGTTTGCTCTGAGAGCCATCGAGAAGCTGGCCGCCGAATACTCTTCGAGCGCGCCTGCCGACTCCGATAAATATGCGGTGATCGGCGCAGGAACCGTGCTTGATCCTGAGACTGCCCGCGCCGCCATCCTGAGCGGATCGGAATTTGTGGTTGGACCTTCGCTGAATCCGGAAACGGTCAAGCTGTGTAACAGATACCGCGTTCCGATCATGCCGGGCGTCATGACGGCGATGGAAATCCAGGAAGCACTCGACCTGGGCGTCGACGTTGTGAAGCTGTTCCCGGGGAATCTGTACTCGCCAGCAATGATCAAGGCCTTCAAGGGCCCGCTGCCGCAGACGAACATCATGCCGACGGGCGGCGTCAATCTGGACAACCTGAAGGATTGGATCAAAGCCGGGGCATTTGCCGTTGGCATCGGCTCCGACCTTACGGCCGAAGCAGTACGCCAAAAGGACTACAGCCTGGTTGCCAAGAAATCGGCCCAATACATTGATGCGTTCAAAGCAGCGATTAAATAA
- a CDS encoding aldo/keto reductase, translated as MKYRKLGSTGLNVSVIGVGTWQFGGEWGKDFTQDEVDEMLDKAGELGINLIDTAECYGDHLSEKFIGSYLNRRKREDWIVATKFGHHFSGHLKREQLWSADDVLKQLDDSLRALQTEYIDLYQFHSGTDADFDNDKLWNMLDAQKRAGKIRHLGVSISTANDGVHQTSSAPEIGAEAIQVVYNRLERQPEEKLFPLCKEHNLGVLARVPLASGYLSGKYKADAVFQAGDVRANHDAKKREEQLRIVAEIAANEVPAGLNMAQWALGWCLQHPAVTSVIPGCKNVQQVVSNAQAADLDIVAKG; from the coding sequence ATGAAATACCGCAAGCTTGGAAGCACGGGTCTTAACGTATCGGTAATCGGAGTGGGAACCTGGCAGTTCGGAGGCGAATGGGGGAAGGATTTCACCCAGGATGAAGTCGATGAAATGCTGGACAAGGCGGGCGAGCTCGGCATCAATCTGATCGATACGGCTGAATGCTACGGGGACCATCTCTCTGAGAAGTTCATCGGCAGCTACCTGAACCGCCGTAAACGCGAGGACTGGATCGTCGCCACGAAGTTCGGCCATCATTTCAGTGGTCATCTCAAGCGGGAGCAGCTGTGGAGCGCGGACGATGTGCTGAAGCAGTTGGACGACTCGCTGCGCGCGCTTCAGACGGAGTATATCGACCTGTATCAGTTCCATTCCGGTACCGATGCCGATTTCGACAACGACAAGCTGTGGAATATGCTGGACGCGCAGAAGCGGGCCGGAAAAATCCGTCACTTGGGTGTTTCCATCAGCACCGCCAATGACGGCGTTCATCAGACGTCCTCCGCTCCGGAGATCGGCGCCGAGGCGATTCAGGTGGTATACAACCGGCTGGAGCGGCAGCCGGAAGAGAAACTGTTCCCGCTGTGCAAGGAGCATAACCTTGGGGTGTTGGCCCGGGTTCCGCTGGCGAGCGGATACCTTAGCGGCAAATACAAGGCCGATGCGGTGTTCCAGGCCGGCGATGTGCGGGCGAACCATGATGCGAAGAAGCGGGAGGAGCAGCTGCGTATCGTTGCCGAAATCGCGGCCAACGAAGTGCCGGCAGGCCTGAACATGGCGCAGTGGGCGCTGGGCTGGTGCCTGCAGCATCCCGCGGTGACGAGCGTGATCCCCGGCTGCAAGAACGTGCAGCAGGTAGTCTCGAACGCTCAAGCCGCGGATCTCGACATTGTGGCGAAGGGATAG
- a CDS encoding phosphoglycerate dehydrogenase — protein sequence MPKVVALPRSFSRSEEAKEMLLQAGFEVIWNTEGRPLKEAELIEVIKGADALITGIDEVTAKVLEAGAPTLKVVAKYGVGYDNIDVEAANRLGIPVTITPGAPTRSVAELALTLMLSVSRHIPQMNAGVRDGGWNRTTGSELGDKVLGVVGLGAIGAEVVKRAVAFDMKVIAYDAFVRQDMIDKYGVQYVTLEELYAQSDYITLHAPALPETVGMINKESLAQMKKSAILINTARGDLVVEQDLYEALSSGQIAGAGLDTFVQEPPATLDIVGLPNVVTSPHVGSNTVEAGYRMAKMAAEEAIRAVNGEAPKFPVKVPVNK from the coding sequence ATGCCAAAAGTAGTTGCACTGCCGCGTTCTTTCTCCCGTTCGGAGGAAGCGAAAGAAATGCTGCTTCAGGCAGGATTCGAGGTCATCTGGAATACGGAAGGCCGTCCGCTGAAGGAAGCGGAACTTATCGAAGTAATCAAGGGCGCTGACGCGCTGATTACCGGGATTGACGAGGTTACAGCAAAGGTGCTGGAAGCCGGCGCTCCGACCTTGAAAGTCGTTGCGAAATACGGCGTCGGCTATGATAATATTGATGTGGAAGCCGCAAACCGTCTGGGCATTCCGGTGACCATTACGCCGGGCGCTCCTACCCGTTCGGTAGCCGAGCTGGCGCTCACTTTAATGCTGAGCGTGTCCCGTCACATCCCGCAGATGAATGCGGGAGTAAGAGACGGGGGCTGGAACCGGACTACCGGTTCGGAGCTTGGAGACAAAGTGCTGGGCGTCGTTGGTCTCGGAGCCATCGGAGCCGAAGTTGTGAAGCGCGCAGTTGCATTTGATATGAAGGTCATTGCATATGATGCCTTTGTCCGTCAGGATATGATCGACAAGTATGGCGTGCAGTACGTTACGCTTGAAGAGCTGTATGCGCAGTCCGATTACATTACCCTGCACGCTCCGGCGCTTCCGGAAACGGTCGGCATGATCAACAAGGAATCTCTGGCTCAAATGAAGAAGTCCGCGATTCTGATCAATACGGCCCGCGGAGATCTGGTCGTTGAGCAGGATTTGTACGAGGCTCTGTCTTCGGGACAAATCGCAGGCGCTGGACTGGACACCTTTGTTCAAGAGCCGCCTGCAACGCTGGACATCGTCGGTCTGCCCAATGTGGTGACTTCGCCGCATGTCGGTTCCAACACGGTAGAGGCCGGTTACCGGATGGCAAAAATGGCTGCGGAAGAAGCGATTCGTGCGGTGAACGGAGAAGCGCCTAAATTCCCGGTCAAGGTCCCGGTTAACAAGTAA
- a CDS encoding putative bifunctional diguanylate cyclase/phosphodiesterase has product MAFFRKKPLTIILVFIAILQILLFYYYSISVDREYRAAKADLSSQAFMLTSNIEERASIVKGVSSFVQTVGFDASPSVINSYLSTAYHSTNHLMNMAIAPDGIIRYLYPIEGNTAILNKSLLLEPKLSTPGMIQETIRSRTITVDGPRLLAQGEYGMVIRQALFKNNSFEGIVSVTLRINDIISHFLGSNSEAYITGKDHAYLFGSHTENKGTLISIPIRFYNQSWLINTHLDPRAKWNALISVLLVDCAFLSIIASVLYFLTRQRRFNRELEQVVNSRTRDLRISERLYEKLAYYDSLTEIPNRRFFMDEFDRLLKAAAPAQTFTLFFFDLNRFKEINDTLGHSAGDRVIRTLARRIHNANLPCRLFARTGGDEFVMLFQDLPRDRIPEMAEQLSAVASKPLIIAGTHLNLSTSIGISLYPEHSTTKEDLLKYADMSMYQAKSTDGQGYYLFDNQLREKLQQKTMIAKYLHSALENHEFVLHYQPQVNAATGDVIGLEALIRWNHPEKGLLLPGYFISAVEEAGLMTQLTDWVIHEVCRQLAAWKREGLEILRTSVNISNSWFYNRNLIPMLMSIFGHYGLAPDCLEFEITESTALLEEHYPLLQQMRDRGIIVSVDDFGTKYSSLNYLKHFPVNKIKIDRTFIIGIGQSSIDETIIKSIAYVASQLGYHLIAEGVENREQANFLLAHGCKHVQGFLFYRPLPAGEIGPLLKHLEPAMKAGTAIIDECKHANE; this is encoded by the coding sequence ATGGCTTTCTTTAGGAAAAAGCCTTTAACGATCATCCTCGTCTTCATCGCAATTCTTCAAATATTATTATTCTATTACTATTCCATATCGGTTGACCGGGAGTACCGTGCCGCCAAAGCCGATTTGTCTTCTCAAGCCTTCATGCTGACATCGAATATCGAAGAGAGAGCCTCGATTGTCAAAGGCGTCAGCTCCTTTGTGCAAACCGTCGGCTTCGACGCAAGCCCGAGTGTGATTAACAGTTACCTGTCCACCGCCTACCACAGCACCAACCACCTGATGAATATGGCCATTGCGCCGGATGGCATCATCCGCTATCTTTATCCGATTGAAGGCAATACTGCCATTCTCAATAAGAGCCTCCTGCTCGAACCCAAGCTGTCCACGCCGGGCATGATTCAGGAAACGATCCGCTCCCGCACCATCACGGTGGACGGTCCGCGGCTGCTTGCCCAAGGCGAGTACGGGATGGTGATCAGACAGGCGCTGTTTAAAAATAATTCGTTCGAGGGCATCGTCTCCGTCACGCTTCGCATCAACGATATTATCAGCCATTTTCTGGGCAGCAATTCCGAGGCGTACATCACAGGGAAGGATCATGCCTATTTGTTCGGCTCCCATACGGAGAACAAGGGCACCTTGATCAGTATTCCGATTCGTTTCTATAACCAAAGCTGGCTGATCAACACCCACCTCGACCCCAGAGCGAAATGGAACGCGCTCATCAGCGTACTGCTGGTCGATTGTGCCTTTTTGTCAATCATTGCTTCCGTCTTATATTTCTTAACCCGGCAACGACGGTTCAACCGCGAGCTGGAACAGGTGGTCAATAGCCGCACACGCGATCTTCGCATATCCGAAAGGCTGTACGAAAAGCTGGCCTACTACGACAGTCTGACCGAGATCCCGAACCGCCGTTTTTTTATGGATGAATTTGACCGCTTGCTCAAGGCGGCGGCCCCTGCGCAGACCTTTACTCTGTTCTTTTTCGACCTCAACCGGTTCAAGGAGATTAACGATACGCTGGGACACTCGGCAGGCGACCGGGTCATCCGCACCCTTGCCAGACGAATACATAATGCCAATCTTCCCTGCAGGCTGTTCGCGCGAACCGGAGGGGACGAATTCGTCATGCTGTTTCAGGATCTGCCACGGGATCGAATCCCGGAAATGGCCGAACAACTCAGCGCGGTCGCTTCAAAGCCGCTTATCATAGCCGGAACACATCTCAACCTGTCCACCAGCATCGGCATTTCACTGTATCCGGAGCATTCCACGACTAAAGAGGATTTGCTTAAATATGCGGACATGTCCATGTATCAGGCCAAATCGACGGATGGGCAAGGTTATTACCTGTTTGACAACCAGCTCCGGGAGAAGCTGCAGCAAAAAACGATGATTGCCAAATATCTGCATTCCGCTCTGGAAAACCATGAATTTGTACTGCACTATCAGCCTCAGGTCAATGCCGCCACCGGCGATGTCATCGGTTTGGAAGCGCTGATCCGCTGGAACCATCCCGAGAAGGGGCTGCTCCTGCCGGGCTATTTCATTTCGGCTGTCGAGGAAGCCGGACTCATGACCCAGCTGACCGATTGGGTGATCCATGAAGTATGCCGGCAGCTGGCCGCATGGAAGCGGGAAGGGCTGGAGATTCTGCGCACTTCCGTTAATATTTCCAACAGCTGGTTTTATAACCGCAATCTGATCCCGATGCTTATGTCCATCTTCGGACATTACGGACTTGCACCCGACTGCCTTGAGTTCGAGATTACGGAGAGCACCGCCCTGCTGGAGGAGCACTACCCGCTGCTGCAGCAAATGCGCGACCGTGGAATTATCGTGTCCGTCGACGATTTCGGCACCAAATATTCTTCTCTGAATTACCTGAAGCATTTCCCCGTCAACAAAATCAAAATTGACCGCACCTTCATCATTGGCATCGGCCAGAGCTCCATCGACGAGACGATCATCAAATCCATCGCTTATGTCGCTTCGCAGCTTGGCTACCATCTGATTGCCGAAGGCGTAGAGAATCGGGAGCAGGCTAATTTCCTGTTGGCGCACGGCTGTAAGCATGTGCAGGGCTTTCTTTTTTACCGTCCTCTTCCCGCAGGGGAAATCGGACCTCTGCTGAAACACCTAGAGCCGGCAATGAAGGCAGGGACCGCGATAATAGATGAGTGCAAGCATGCAAACGAATAA
- a CDS encoding Gfo/Idh/MocA family protein: MQRPLRFGVMGCAQIATGTMMPAIAESKLAVLEAVASRGMSKSSRIAQEFGIEKAYGSYEELLRDPEVDAVYIPLPNHLHREWVIRAAEAGKHVLCEKPIGLSAGEAAEMAAACRKAGVHLAEAFMYRHHPRYPLLKAILQSGEIGGLRAIRGSFTYNNASDSSNVRFKSKWGGGSLYDIGCYPLSAARLLFGTEPEAATVHALFSTEHDNVDMMASGLVEFPGGHSLIFECGMWAYERQLLEIIGTEGRIEIPMPFNARTDDAEFFIYAGGGVRRVDAPGANPFTCQVDNFASAVFGQAPPLFEPEDAVLNMKLLEACLASAAGRRRVTLLN; this comes from the coding sequence ATGCAACGTCCGCTTCGTTTTGGAGTTATGGGCTGCGCGCAAATCGCGACAGGCACGATGATGCCGGCCATTGCCGAATCGAAATTGGCCGTCCTTGAGGCGGTGGCCAGCCGTGGAATGTCGAAGAGCTCGCGCATCGCTCAGGAGTTTGGGATAGAAAAGGCTTACGGAAGCTATGAGGAGCTTCTGAGGGACCCGGAGGTGGACGCGGTCTATATTCCGCTGCCCAATCATTTGCACCGGGAGTGGGTGATCCGGGCGGCGGAAGCCGGGAAGCATGTGCTGTGCGAGAAGCCGATCGGCTTAAGCGCCGGGGAAGCCGCCGAGATGGCGGCAGCCTGCCGGAAGGCCGGGGTTCATCTGGCCGAGGCGTTCATGTACCGGCATCATCCGCGGTATCCGCTGCTGAAGGCTATTTTGCAGTCGGGCGAAATCGGCGGCCTCCGCGCCATACGGGGTTCGTTTACCTATAACAACGCTTCGGACAGCTCCAATGTCCGGTTCAAGTCGAAATGGGGCGGGGGGTCGCTGTACGATATCGGCTGTTATCCCCTTAGCGCCGCGCGGCTTCTGTTCGGCACGGAACCGGAAGCGGCGACCGTTCATGCACTGTTCTCGACGGAGCATGATAACGTCGATATGATGGCCTCGGGCCTTGTGGAGTTTCCCGGCGGACACAGCCTTATCTTCGAATGCGGAATGTGGGCCTATGAGCGCCAGCTTCTGGAGATCATCGGCACGGAAGGCCGCATTGAAATCCCGATGCCTTTCAACGCCCGGACGGACGATGCCGAATTCTTTATTTATGCCGGAGGCGGCGTAAGGCGGGTGGATGCCCCCGGCGCAAATCCTTTTACCTGTCAGGTGGACAATTTCGCCTCCGCCGTTTTCGGCCAGGCTCCGCCGCTGTTTGAACCGGAAGATGCCGTACTGAATATGAAGCTGCTGGAAGCCTGCCTGGCTTCCGCTGCCGGACGGAGAAGAGTAACGCTTCTTAATTGA
- a CDS encoding TVP38/TMEM64 family protein, producing the protein MYVLDVISWLTEENLRGMLERYRSLGPFPGIVLTFMKSFVPPLPTILIVGLNAAVYGLWLGFLYSWIGLVAGCLATFLMIRKIASQRFFRKWAERPKVARAMEWVRRSGFSYVFLLSLFPVGPFVVINVAAGLVGMRLRSYLLALAAGKAVMVFAVSYIGNDVGRFIQHPVEVLYVLLFVLLSLWGVKSIEAYFSRISRSGGDGGSS; encoded by the coding sequence ATGTATGTACTAGATGTCATTTCCTGGCTCACCGAAGAGAATCTGCGCGGTATGCTGGAGCGTTACCGGTCTCTCGGTCCTTTTCCGGGGATTGTGCTGACCTTTATGAAATCATTTGTTCCGCCGCTGCCAACGATACTTATTGTGGGCCTGAATGCTGCGGTGTACGGGCTGTGGCTCGGTTTTTTGTACTCCTGGATCGGACTTGTTGCCGGCTGTCTGGCGACTTTTCTAATGATCCGCAAAATCGCCTCCCAGCGCTTCTTTCGCAAATGGGCGGAGCGGCCGAAGGTGGCCAGAGCGATGGAGTGGGTGCGGCGCAGCGGTTTCAGCTATGTGTTCCTGCTGAGCCTGTTCCCGGTTGGACCTTTCGTTGTTATCAATGTGGCCGCCGGGCTTGTCGGAATGCGGCTGCGCTCCTACCTGCTGGCTCTGGCCGCAGGCAAGGCGGTTATGGTATTTGCTGTATCGTATATCGGCAATGATGTCGGACGATTTATCCAACATCCAGTGGAAGTTCTCTATGTGCTGCTGTTCGTTCTGCTGTCGCTGTGGGGCGTCAAGTCGATAGAGGCTTATTTTTCCAGAATCTCACGAAGCGGCGGAGACGGCGGAAGCTCATAA
- a CDS encoding 1,4-dihydroxy-2-naphthoate polyprenyltransferase: MNVKSFLKLVEIQTKVASVIPLTMGTLYALYRFEHFYTWRFALMLVSLLSFDMATTAVNNYYDFKKASRTHGYGYETHNAIVAHKLKESVVVGVIVLLLLLAAGCGLLLVAETGLLVFLLGGLSFLIGILYSFGPVPISRMPLGELFSGLFMGFIIIFISAYIHTDDMLAVLTLERGWVHFQLNLVETIYLFWFSVPAILGIANIMLANNICDIDEDGDNRRYTLPVYIGKANALTLFKLLYYVSYVDLALLLILGVHPLLVLLLLPTLIPLRRNLTKFDERQEKATTFVLSVKNFLLLNAARIAVLVVALLL; encoded by the coding sequence GTGAACGTTAAAAGCTTTTTGAAATTGGTTGAAATTCAGACCAAAGTGGCGAGCGTGATTCCTTTGACAATGGGAACGCTCTATGCCCTTTACCGGTTTGAGCATTTTTACACATGGCGCTTTGCACTGATGCTGGTGTCGCTGCTCAGCTTTGACATGGCGACAACGGCGGTCAACAATTATTACGACTTTAAAAAGGCGTCAAGAACGCACGGCTACGGCTATGAAACGCATAATGCCATCGTTGCGCACAAATTAAAGGAAAGTGTCGTGGTCGGCGTCATCGTCTTGCTCCTGCTGCTGGCGGCAGGCTGCGGGCTGCTGCTTGTGGCGGAGACCGGATTGCTCGTCTTTTTGCTGGGCGGCCTGTCCTTTTTGATCGGCATTCTCTACTCATTCGGGCCGGTTCCCATATCGCGGATGCCGCTTGGGGAGCTGTTCTCGGGGCTGTTTATGGGCTTTATCATCATCTTTATCTCTGCTTACATCCATACGGACGATATGCTGGCAGTGCTGACCCTGGAGCGGGGGTGGGTTCATTTTCAGCTGAATCTTGTGGAAACGATCTACCTGTTCTGGTTCTCGGTTCCGGCGATTCTCGGCATTGCGAATATCATGCTGGCGAACAACATCTGCGACATTGATGAGGATGGCGATAACCGCCGTTACACGCTGCCGGTCTACATCGGCAAAGCAAATGCGCTCACGCTGTTCAAGCTGCTCTATTATGTGTCTTACGTGGATCTGGCCCTTTTGCTGATTCTGGGCGTACACCCGCTGCTTGTGCTGCTTCTGCTGCCGACACTGATCCCGCTGCGCCGAAATCTGACCAAGTTTGACGAAAGGCAGGAAAAAGCCACGACCTTTGTTCTCTCCGTGAAAAACTTCCTTTTGCTGAATGCGGCGCGCATTGCCGTACTCGTTGTGGCCCTGCTTCTTTAG
- a CDS encoding DsrE/DsrF/DrsH-like family protein, which translates to MSKKMNLLMFSGEYDKAMAGLILANSARDIEVDVTMFFSFWGLFLVRDPEKMTLEDKTIYEKLMDVVTPKGPEQLPLSRMNFSGLGRMMLEEMIEDQGAPKLIHFLKGARKKNIKFYACKLSVEIMGFKPEELLPEVEIIDAASYLKDALESDLQLFI; encoded by the coding sequence GTGAGCAAAAAAATGAATCTGCTGATGTTCAGCGGTGAATATGACAAGGCGATGGCCGGTCTGATTCTGGCTAACAGCGCGCGCGATATCGAGGTGGATGTCACCATGTTCTTCTCGTTCTGGGGATTGTTCCTGGTCCGTGATCCCGAAAAAATGACGCTGGAAGACAAAACGATCTATGAAAAGCTTATGGATGTCGTAACCCCGAAAGGGCCGGAGCAGCTTCCGCTGTCGCGCATGAATTTCAGCGGGCTTGGCCGGATGATGCTGGAGGAAATGATCGAGGACCAAGGGGCGCCGAAGCTGATTCACTTTCTAAAGGGCGCGCGCAAAAAGAACATCAAATTCTACGCCTGCAAGCTGTCCGTGGAAATTATGGGCTTCAAACCCGAGGAGCTGCTGCCGGAAGTGGAGATTATCGACGCCGCCTCTTATTTAAAGGATGCGCTGGAAAGCGACCTGCAGCTGTTTATTTAG
- a CDS encoding aminotransferase class V-fold PLP-dependent enzyme, translating into MLRSTLASSAEAAESLEAYFGPFREQTIGLRHTITTPYGKKTLLYADWTASGRLYEPIERRMQEQFGPLIGNPHTEANATGMTMTRAYEEARRLIKRHVNAGPRDILLTCGNGTTAAVNKLQRLLGLRLPEWMAERSVVPPEERPVIFVTHMEHHSNLLPWQESIGELVVLPPGPDGNVDPRRLEAVLKLYRDRRLKIGSFTACSNVTGIETPYRQLAAVMHRHGGLCFVDFAASAPYTDIDMHPPSPLERLDAIFFSPHKFLGGPGTGGVLVFAAELYGNRRPDEPGGGTVSWVSPWEGPSYFRGIEAREDGGTPGFLQTIRTALCLRLKERMTTERILRHERELCLQLLDGLQAIPDITVLEGGVRRRLGIVSFTVRDMHYNLVVRLLNDRFGIQARGGCSCAGPYGHYLLSIDREASALMGTAIRAGDQSLRPGWVRLSLHPVMTSGDVAYILLALKAIVSQREIWQADYRYNPATNCWCHRSEGEEEPDMEQLFAL; encoded by the coding sequence GTGCTTAGATCCACCCTCGCCTCTTCCGCGGAAGCGGCTGAATCTTTGGAGGCGTATTTTGGCCCATTTCGCGAACAAACAATCGGACTGAGACATACGATAACGACCCCATACGGCAAAAAAACGCTGCTGTACGCCGATTGGACCGCCAGCGGCCGCCTGTACGAACCGATCGAGCGCAGAATGCAGGAGCAGTTCGGCCCCCTGATCGGCAATCCGCATACCGAGGCAAACGCCACGGGGATGACCATGACCCGGGCTTATGAAGAAGCCAGGCGTCTCATCAAGCGCCACGTGAACGCCGGCCCGCGCGACATTCTACTGACCTGCGGAAACGGCACGACGGCGGCTGTGAATAAACTTCAGCGCCTGCTCGGACTCCGTCTGCCCGAATGGATGGCGGAACGGTCGGTGGTGCCGCCGGAGGAACGGCCGGTCATCTTCGTCACCCATATGGAGCATCACTCCAACCTTCTTCCGTGGCAGGAAAGCATCGGCGAGCTTGTCGTTCTCCCCCCGGGACCGGACGGAAACGTCGATCCGCGCAGGCTCGAAGCTGTGCTGAAGCTTTACCGGGACCGCAGGCTGAAGATCGGCTCGTTCACCGCCTGCTCAAATGTGACCGGCATCGAAACGCCGTACAGACAGCTGGCGGCCGTCATGCACCGCCATGGCGGCTTGTGCTTTGTCGATTTCGCGGCCAGCGCCCCTTATACGGACATCGACATGCATCCGCCGTCCCCGCTGGAGAGGCTGGACGCCATCTTCTTCTCGCCGCATAAATTTCTCGGCGGGCCGGGCACTGGCGGCGTCCTGGTATTTGCTGCGGAGCTCTACGGCAACCGGCGGCCCGACGAACCGGGCGGCGGCACGGTTTCCTGGGTAAGCCCGTGGGAGGGCCCGAGCTACTTCCGGGGAATCGAGGCCCGGGAAGACGGCGGAACCCCCGGCTTTCTTCAGACGATCCGGACCGCGTTATGCCTCCGGCTGAAGGAGCGAATGACGACAGAACGCATTTTGCGCCATGAACGCGAGCTGTGCCTCCAGCTGCTGGACGGACTTCAGGCGATCCCGGATATAACGGTGCTGGAGGGCGGCGTCCGCCGCCGCCTCGGCATCGTCTCCTTTACGGTCCGCGATATGCACTACAACCTCGTCGTGAGACTGCTGAACGACCGCTTCGGCATTCAGGCGCGCGGCGGCTGCTCCTGCGCCGGCCCTTACGGCCACTACCTGCTATCGATCGACAGGGAAGCCTCCGCCCTCATGGGCACAGCCATCCGCGCCGGCGATCAATCCCTTCGGCCGGGCTGGGTCCGCCTGTCGCTGCATCCCGTTATGACCTCCGGCGACGTCGCCTACATCCTCCTGGCTCTGAAGGCGATCGTAAGCCAACGGGAGATCTGGCAGGCCGACTACCGCTACAACCCAGCGACGAACTGCTGGTGCCACCGCTCGGAAGGCGAAGAAGAACCGGATATGGAGCAGCTGTTTGCTCTGTAG
- a CDS encoding acetate uptake transporter, translating to MSAHPSSSQSVQIVTADPSAIGLFGLAIVTLVASSQKLEITEGLSYVIPWAVFLGAFAQLFACIQDAKHNNTFGMTAFGAYAFFWFGMAGSWLIKLGVFGTVLAEAVDPKQLGFAFLGYLIFTLFMTIGATETNKVLLIIFALIDLLFLGLTFNSFGIAAEAFHKLAAFSELGIGIVSLYGCGASVLNAHFGRTFLPLGAPLRIFKK from the coding sequence ATGTCAGCGCATCCGTCTTCTTCCCAGTCCGTCCAAATCGTTACCGCCGATCCAAGCGCGATTGGCCTGTTTGGACTGGCCATCGTCACCCTGGTGGCATCTTCGCAAAAGCTTGAGATCACAGAAGGCCTAAGCTATGTAATTCCATGGGCTGTCTTTCTCGGCGCATTCGCCCAGCTGTTTGCCTGTATTCAGGATGCCAAGCACAACAACACCTTTGGCATGACCGCTTTCGGAGCCTATGCCTTTTTCTGGTTCGGCATGGCCGGAAGCTGGCTGATCAAGCTTGGCGTATTCGGTACCGTGCTTGCCGAAGCCGTCGATCCGAAGCAGCTCGGCTTCGCGTTTCTCGGCTATCTGATTTTCACACTGTTTATGACTATCGGCGCTACCGAAACCAATAAAGTGCTGCTGATTATTTTCGCGCTGATCGATCTGCTGTTTCTTGGCCTGACCTTCAATTCTTTCGGAATCGCCGCGGAAGCCTTTCACAAACTGGCGGCCTTCTCAGAGCTCGGCATCGGCATCGTCTCCCTTTACGGCTGCGGCGCTTCCGTCCTGAACGCCCATTTCGGACGCACCTTCCTGCCGCTCGGCGCTCCGCTTCGCATCTTCAAAAAATAA